Part of the Paenibacillus sp. FSL R7-0273 genome is shown below.
ACGGCGTGACGCTTCTTGAGGACAGCCTGGATCAGGAGACCGGCAGCTGGGAGATGCAGAGCGGAAGCTGGGAGCACAGTGACGGACTCCTGCGTCAGACCGGCAGCGCGATCGATGCCCGTGCAATGGCAGGCGAATCCTCCTGGAACAACTACACGCTTACAGTCAAGGCCAGGAAAGCCGACGGGGCCGAAGGCATGCTGATCATGTTCGGCGCGAAGGAGAATGACAACTTCTACTGGTGGAATATCGGCGGCTGGGGCAATACGGTAAGCGCTATTGAGAAATCGGTTGGCGGCACCCGGTCCGTAATCGGACAGAGCGTTCCGGTTAGCATCGCTTCCGGTAAATGGTACGATATCCGCATTGAGCTGTCCGGCACCACCATCCGCGCCTACCTCGACGGCAAGCTGGTGCATGAAATAAAGGATCAGCTCTCCACCGGACCGCTCTTCACGGCGGCGAGCCGCGAGCTGGCCAGCGGCGATATTATTGTCAAGGTAGTTAACAGCAGCGGGAACGCATTGACAGCAGCGCTTGCGTTAACAGGAGTGCCTACAGGTCAGCTCCAGGGGAGCGCCCTCGTCCTTGCCGCCAACCAGCCCGTTGACGAGAACAGCTTTTCGGAGCCTGGCCTCATAGCTCCCAAAACCAGTGAAGTAACCGTAACAGACGGCAGTCTGGAGTATGCATTCCCTAAATTCTCAGTAACGGTACTCAGATTCAAGGAAGGAGGGCAGTGACTTATCAGGGGAAGCAGCTCGTTTAATATAGACTTTGCAATGATTAGCACATTATAAGGGGAGGTTTGTTTGATGATTCAAAAAAGGGGAAATCTCGCTTTGCCGGTACTGCTGACGGGAATGATGCTTCTGTCAGCCTGCAGCAGCGCGCCTGCCACATCGTCAGTCAATAATTCATCTAACACCCAAAATAAAACAAATACTGTTGCGAGTGAAGCTACCGCAGCTCCGGCTGCCAGTGATAACACCGCCGCCGGAAACAGCGCCGCTGACGCCCTGCCAAGCAAGGATATCACCGGTGAAGTAACGGTCTGGGCCTTCAATGAGCAGGTCTTTGATGAGATCGGCCAGGCCTTTATGGCGGAATATCCCGGCATCAAGCTGAACACCGTGGTTATGCCTTTTGGAGATCTGCATGACAAGCTGCAGACCACCATTGCCGCAGGCAGCGGCGCACCGGATGTGGCGGAGGTGGAAATGTACCAGCTTCACCGCTATATGACCGGCCACGTTCTGGAGAATTTGCTGGAGGAGCCCTATAATGCCGGCCAGTACAAGGATCTCGTCCATCCCTTCAACTGGGAGCGCTGGATGACACCGGACAGCTCCGAGCTGCTTGGTATGCCTTGGGATATGACGCCTGGTGTGTATTATTACCGTGCTGATATTTTTGAAGAGCTGGGCCTGCCCAGCGAACCTGCCGAGCTTGGCGAATACATGCAGGATGAAGAGAACTTCCTGAACCTGGTGCAGATTCTCAAGGCAAACGGCAAGTACTTCATGGAATGGAGCGACGGCCCGATTGTCTGGGCCGGGGATGAGGTCGGCTACTTTGATAAGGATATGAACTGGCTGCGCAACACAGACAAAATGGTCAAGGTGCTCGATATTACCAAACGCGGGCAGCAGCTCGGATGGGCTCCGCATCTCGGCTACACCACCGATGAAGGCAAGCAGCTGGTGCTGAAGGGCGACATGGTCGGCATCGTATCCGGCTCGTTCGGTGCGCGCGGACTGCAGGAGACCTTCCCGGAACTGGCCGGCAAGTGGCGGGCAACCCGTCTGCCGGTAGGCATTAACGTCGGTATGGGCGGATCAAGCTTCGTCATTCCTGCGCAGAGCAAGAACAAGGAAGCTGCCTGGGCCTACATCCAGTGGTCCATGCGCAGCGAGAATGCCTGGAAAATCTGGACCAAGCATTCGATTCAGCCTGGCTACAAGGATATTTCCGGCCTGGACTGGTATGCCAACACCAAAAACGAATATTTAGGCGGCCAGGAGGAATTCAAGCTGTATGAGCAGCTCAGCAATGATATTCCTATCAAGCATTTGACTCCGGTAGACAATAAGAGCTGGGAGATCTTCATCACCGCCATCGGCGATGCACTCGCCAAAAATACGGATTCCAAAACCGTTATACAAAAGATCGGCGATGACGTAGCGGCACAGGCTGCCAAGGAAATCGCCGGCTTTAAGCAAGCCATGCAGCAATAAACAGGAGGATATCAGGGGGCAGCCTGCATTTGCCGGAGCTGTCCCCCTGCATTTGTCCGGGTGCTCCGGACAGCCTGTAACGATGGGAGGAGAAGGATGCGTGCTGCGCATACTGCGAAAATATAAAGTAAGTCTGTCGGTTCTGGTAGTTCTGGCACTCTCCCTGGTGTGGTGGAATGAGTCTCGCGGCTTTGATAATGCTGCAATGGCCGGCATTCCCGAGTATACCGGTGTAGACGAGAGCTCCGTTCTTGAGCTGGACAGTGTCAATTCCAAGCTGGAGCCGTCCTATTCAAGCTACTACACGGAACTTCAGAGCAGCGAAGCTGCCGATGCGGGAAATTTCGCCCTTGTACTGCCTGCAGCAGGCTACTCTGCTGTGAGCTCAGGCGGTACTGAGCTGATGGACGGACTGGGCGGAAAGACAGGACCCGTACTGGCGCTGCAGACAGAAGACAGCTGGGCAGAATATAAAGTTACCGTTCCGGCGGACGGCTTCTATCAGATGGGAATGGAATACTACGCGCTGCCGGGCAAGCGTTCCTCTATAATCCGCAGTCTGAAGGTAGACGGCGAGTATCTGTTCTCACAGGTTAAGAAAATGGAGTTCCAGCGCATGTGGGCGGAAGACGGCGAGCCCTGGCGCGATAACCAGGGAAATGAATTTAATCCGAAGCGTGTCGAGGTCAGCGGCTGGCAGTACCGCGAATTCCGTGATGCCGAGGCGCGTACGGGAGAGCCGTTCCGCTTCTATCTGACTAAGGGAGAGCACACGCTCAGGCTGGAAGCCATACGTGAGCCTGCCGCACTCAGCGAGCTGAGGATCTTCTCGCCTGCAGCCCTTCCGTCCTATGCAGAGGTCGAACAGGAATATCAGGCCAAGGGCTACAAATCTGCAGAGAACCAGGTCATAAAGGTGCAGGCGGAAACGTCCGTGCTGCGCTCCGACCCGACACTCAAACGGATTGAGGACCGTGAGCCGCTGACCGAGCCCTTCGACAAAAACGCAATTGTGCTCAACAGCTTCGGCGGCGTGGGCTGGCGCACGGGCGGGCAGTGGGCCGAATGGGAAATGGAGGTGCCGGAGAGCGGCTTATATAACATCGGCATCCGGTTCGGACAATGGTTCCTGAACGGAATTCCCGTTGAACGGCGGATTATGATTGACGGCCAGGTGCCGTTTCAGGAGATGAATGCCGTAAAGTTCCCTTACAAGGCGGAATGGCAGGTGAACCGGCTTGGCAATGATGACGGAGCCTATGCTTTCTACCTGGAGAA
Proteins encoded:
- a CDS encoding ABC transporter substrate-binding protein, with protein sequence MIQKRGNLALPVLLTGMMLLSACSSAPATSSVNNSSNTQNKTNTVASEATAAPAASDNTAAGNSAADALPSKDITGEVTVWAFNEQVFDEIGQAFMAEYPGIKLNTVVMPFGDLHDKLQTTIAAGSGAPDVAEVEMYQLHRYMTGHVLENLLEEPYNAGQYKDLVHPFNWERWMTPDSSELLGMPWDMTPGVYYYRADIFEELGLPSEPAELGEYMQDEENFLNLVQILKANGKYFMEWSDGPIVWAGDEVGYFDKDMNWLRNTDKMVKVLDITKRGQQLGWAPHLGYTTDEGKQLVLKGDMVGIVSGSFGARGLQETFPELAGKWRATRLPVGINVGMGGSSFVIPAQSKNKEAAWAYIQWSMRSENAWKIWTKHSIQPGYKDISGLDWYANTKNEYLGGQEEFKLYEQLSNDIPIKHLTPVDNKSWEIFITAIGDALAKNTDSKTVIQKIGDDVAAQAAKEIAGFKQAMQQ